In Arachis hypogaea cultivar Tifrunner chromosome 17, arahy.Tifrunner.gnm2.J5K5, whole genome shotgun sequence, a single window of DNA contains:
- the LOC112763376 gene encoding protein FAR1-RELATED SEQUENCE 5-like, producing MSINEDDVKNDFDNDLGDDFDYQSNAEDDAEDDDVDSLDSTSKSEEVCGVKRIVDLMVEDIWNLEFRTEDEACQFYNTYSCWHGFVMRKDDVVRDNQGRIISRQLVCNKEGSRNMRYLDLDDRSREARWKVSCFVESHNHNLTPPQFAHLVLANRRLTVIDKIQVENLHNFGVKTCHIMGYIAFQKGGYRHAGFTRKDLYNYIDRYRRSKVKNGDANAAINYLIDIVAFDSTYKKNKYNKPLVIFSGCNHHGQTVIFGFDLLSDETTETYKWLLETFVEAMGGKSAKTVITDGDLAMRDAIKNVLPDATHRLCGWHLQRNACENIKNPNFLPDFKGLIYDNNDHRDFDRRWAAILDKHNLVGST from the exons ATGTCCATAAACGAGGATGATGTGAAAAATGATTTTGATAATGATTTGGGTGATGATTTCGATTATCAATCGAATGCAGAAGATGATGCTGAAGACGACGATGTGGATTCGCTGGATTCTACTAGCAAGAGTGAAGAAGTTTGTGGTGTAAAAAGAATAGTAGATTTAATGGTGGAGGATATTTGGAACCTGGAGTTTAGGACAGAGGATGAGGCGTGCCAATTTTATAACACTTATTCTTGTTGGCATGGATTTGTAATGAGGAAGGACGACGTGGTTAGGGATAATCAAGGTAGAATCATTAGTAGGCAACTTGTTTGCAACAAAGAGGGCTCGAGGAATATGAGGTATCTTGATCTGGATGATAGATCAAGGGAGGCAAG ATGGAAGGTATCATGTTTTGTGGAATCTCACAACCACAATCTGACACCACCCCAATTTGCGCATCTGGTTCTGGCCAATCGTCGTCTCACTGTCATTGATAAAATCCAAGTagaaaatcttcataattttggtGTCAAGACCTGCCATATTATGGGGTATATTGCGTTCCAGAAGGGTGGATATCGTCATGCTGGATTTACACGCAAAGATTTGTACAACTACATTGATCGTTATCGTCGGTCAAAAGTTAAAAATGGGGATGCCAATGCAGCAATAAACTATTTGATTG ATATTGTTGCCTTTGACTCAACCTACAAGAAGAATAAATACAATAAGCCTTTGGTCATTTTCTCCGGATGCAATCATCACGGGCAGACTGTTATCTTTGGATTCGACCTACTATCCGACGAAACCACAGAGACGTATAAGTGGTTGTTGGAAACCTTTGTTGAAGCGATGGGTGGGAAAAGTGCTAAAACAGTAATAACTGACGGAGACCTTGCCATGCGAGATGCAATCAAGAATGTTCTTCCTGATGCGACCCATCGGTTATGTGGATGGCATCTGCAGAGAAATGCATGTGAAAATATAAAGAATCCTAATTTTCTGCCCGATTTTAAAGGTCTTATATACGACAACAACGACCACAGAGACTTTGATCGGAGATGGGCAGCCATTTTGGATAAGCACAACCTTGTTGGGAGTACCTAG